A window of Streptomyces gilvosporeus contains these coding sequences:
- a CDS encoding universal stress protein encodes MTRPVAVGLDGSPASLAAADWGAREALRRDLPLRLVHAWEWQPYTHAPLVGMDAPRLWSERVPREAAAELRDRYPDLKIAEAHATGPPPEVLCDVAGESELLAIGSAGLGRLAGYFLGSVAMSVVAHTERPVVLVRAGTTSVDERLLAGDGRPLSAMAYRPVVLGMDLSRRSGDVIRFAFETAALRAAPLRVVHGWNPPAFFAYGVGVDPSLRADIAAQETDALRTALRPWQERYPGVDVIEQSVIGQAAHHLVDAGGDAGLLVVGRYTDRSRAGPARLGHVTHAVLHHCPAPVAVVPHD; translated from the coding sequence TCGGGCTGGACGGCTCTCCCGCCAGTCTCGCCGCCGCGGACTGGGGTGCCCGTGAGGCACTGCGCCGGGACCTGCCCCTGCGACTCGTGCATGCCTGGGAATGGCAGCCCTACACCCACGCACCACTCGTCGGAATGGACGCGCCCCGGCTGTGGTCCGAGCGCGTACCGCGTGAGGCCGCCGCAGAACTGCGCGACCGCTACCCGGACCTGAAGATCGCCGAGGCCCACGCCACGGGCCCGCCCCCTGAGGTGCTGTGCGATGTGGCCGGGGAATCCGAGCTGCTGGCCATCGGCAGTGCGGGGCTGGGCAGGCTCGCCGGATACTTCCTCGGATCCGTCGCGATGTCCGTCGTCGCGCACACCGAGCGGCCGGTCGTCCTCGTACGGGCCGGCACGACCTCCGTCGACGAGCGCCTGCTCGCCGGCGACGGACGGCCGCTGTCGGCCATGGCCTACCGCCCGGTGGTACTCGGCATGGATCTGAGCCGACGCAGCGGCGATGTGATCCGGTTCGCCTTCGAGACGGCGGCGCTGCGGGCGGCCCCGCTACGGGTCGTCCACGGCTGGAACCCGCCGGCGTTCTTCGCCTACGGCGTCGGTGTGGACCCGAGCCTGCGGGCCGACATAGCGGCACAGGAAACCGATGCGCTGCGCACCGCGCTGCGCCCGTGGCAGGAGAGGTACCCGGGCGTTGACGTGATCGAGCAATCCGTGATCGGACAGGCCGCGCACCACCTGGTGGACGCCGGGGGCGACGCCGGTCTCCTCGTCGTCGGCAGGTACACCGACCGCTCGCGGGCCGGGCCGGCCCGCCTCGGGCACGTCACCCACGCCGTCCTGCACCACTGCCCGGCCCCGGTCGCCGTGGTCCCGCACGACTGA
- a CDS encoding CBS domain-containing protein, whose amino-acid sequence MKHSRVSRLMVNEVVTVIPQTPFKEVVKLLAVHRISGLPVVDSDDRVLGVISESDLMLRQAGEVPGQGPDTRANALTAEELMSRPAVTVRAGDSIAEAARTMARHRVERLPVVDDEDRLVGIVTRRDLLQLFLRPDADIRRAVVEELDDTLWLSAGAVTVHVIDGVVTLEGQLERGSDIPIAVRLTQQVDGVVSVVDRLTCRIDDSGLRSQATAKSSSS is encoded by the coding sequence ATGAAGCACAGCCGAGTCAGCCGCCTGATGGTGAACGAGGTGGTCACGGTCATCCCGCAGACGCCGTTCAAGGAGGTCGTCAAGCTGCTCGCGGTGCACCGGATCAGCGGTCTGCCGGTGGTGGACTCCGATGACAGAGTGCTCGGTGTGATCTCCGAGAGCGATCTCATGCTGCGGCAGGCCGGCGAGGTCCCCGGCCAGGGCCCGGACACCAGGGCGAACGCGCTGACCGCCGAAGAGCTGATGTCCCGGCCGGCCGTCACCGTCCGCGCCGGCGACAGCATTGCCGAGGCCGCACGGACCATGGCGCGGCACCGGGTGGAGCGCCTGCCCGTGGTCGACGACGAAGATCGCTTGGTGGGCATCGTGACCCGCCGCGACCTCCTGCAACTCTTCCTCCGCCCGGACGCCGACATCCGCCGCGCGGTGGTTGAGGAACTGGACGACACATTGTGGCTCTCCGCCGGCGCGGTCACCGTGCACGTGATCGACGGCGTGGTCACCCTGGAGGGACAGCTGGAGCGAGGCAGCGACATCCCGATCGCGGTACGCCTGACCCAACAAGTGGACGGTGTGGTCTCCGTCGTCGACAGGCTGACCTGCCGCATCGATGACTCCGGCCTGCGGTCACAAGCCACGGCGAAGAGCAGCTCTTCGTGA
- a CDS encoding universal stress protein, with protein sequence MELPLVVGVDGSESSLQAVDWAVDEAARRGLPLRLVHASLWERYEGVRPSFASDRPAEQVMAEHIAASCVERAQLRNRHVKVSGDVLPHDAVTALLREGHESFALVTGSRGRGGLAGLLLGSVSLAVAARAVCPVIVVRGGERNRQGACHRVVVGVGDAPEGSAALRFAVQEAESRGCALHAVRAWRCPAHETADDPRLADAATHDHEERASALLADALRGAAQEHPRVDVYRRVTEGPAHKVLLDASPEADLLVVGALRRHGHFGLQLGRVNHAVLHHSSCPVAVVPHRA encoded by the coding sequence ATGGAGCTCCCGCTGGTCGTCGGCGTCGACGGTTCCGAGTCCAGCCTGCAGGCGGTGGACTGGGCGGTGGACGAAGCGGCCCGTCGCGGCCTGCCCCTGCGCCTGGTCCATGCTTCGCTGTGGGAGCGGTACGAAGGGGTTCGCCCGTCTTTCGCCTCCGACCGCCCGGCCGAGCAGGTGATGGCCGAGCACATCGCCGCCTCGTGCGTGGAGCGCGCCCAGCTGCGCAACCGGCATGTGAAGGTGTCGGGTGACGTGCTGCCCCATGATGCCGTCACCGCATTGCTGCGCGAGGGGCATGAATCCTTTGCCCTGGTGACGGGGTCCCGAGGCCGCGGTGGCCTGGCCGGGCTGCTGCTGGGGTCGGTGAGCCTGGCGGTGGCGGCGCGGGCGGTCTGCCCGGTGATCGTGGTCCGCGGCGGCGAACGGAACCGGCAGGGCGCCTGCCACCGGGTTGTTGTCGGAGTGGGCGATGCCCCTGAGGGGTCGGCCGCGCTGCGGTTCGCCGTCCAGGAGGCCGAGTCGCGTGGCTGCGCGCTCCACGCCGTACGGGCATGGCGGTGCCCGGCCCACGAGACGGCGGATGACCCACGCCTGGCGGATGCGGCCACCCACGATCACGAAGAGCGCGCCTCGGCCCTCCTTGCCGACGCGCTGCGCGGCGCCGCACAGGAACACCCGCGGGTCGACGTGTACCGCCGAGTGACCGAGGGCCCCGCGCACAAGGTCCTCCTGGACGCGTCGCCGGAGGCCGACCTGCTGGTCGTGGGAGCCCTGAGACGGCACGGCCACTTCGGACTGCAACTCGGCCGCGTCAACCATGCCGTTCTGCACCACTCGAGCTGTCCGGTCGCCGTCGTCCCGCACCGCGCATGA
- a CDS encoding glycoside hydrolase family 65 protein, which yields MSEWTWEYEGYEPAAERLREALCTLGNGYFATRGAAPESRAGLVHCPGTYVAGCYNRLQSTVAGRDVENEDLVNLPNWLRLRFRSRRADGSAGPWFSPDVSRPVDYRQTLDLCRGTLTRRFRYRDGEDALVGVDQCRLVHMADPHLAALRSEFTVEGRSGEIEVESAIDGEVINGNVRRYRSLNRSHLTQVQTGAADPDTVWLRCRTSSSDIGVAMAARTTISGQLPVSSGLHPARRRAVHRLVIPLAPGRPVVVEKTVALHTSHDPAISNPLGAALDRVQRAPGFSSLLASHAGAWEQLWRRAEIHVPGEAGRVLRLHLFHALQTLSPHTAELDVGVPARGLHGEAYRGHVFWDELFVLPYLNLHFPEVSRALLTYRHRRLPEARRAAAEAGRGGAMYPWQSGSDGREETPELHLNPRSGRWLPDRSRLQHHVGSAIAYNVWQYCEATGDTEFLHTKGAELLLHIARFWADSASYDSGLGRYRIRGVVGPDEYHDGYPGAARPGLDDNAYTNVTAAWVLGRALDLVRRLPAWRRQELFERTGLDSGELQKWDDVSRRLRVPFHQGVISQFEGYGDLAELDWADYRKRYGNIRRLDRILEAEGDTVNRYQASKQADALMLGYLFSPAELAELFRRLGYELTDEIWRETVDHYLRRTSHGSTLSGIVHGWVLARVHPADAWTYCQDALEGDVADLQGGTTGEGIHLGAMAGTLDLVQRGLTGLDTREDALWLDPVPLPELSEYGFSLRYRGHWGIGVRLHHEHLRITVPASEETPIRVVLPDRAVTVAPGETCTLKLPGG from the coding sequence ATGTCGGAGTGGACCTGGGAGTACGAGGGCTATGAGCCCGCCGCCGAGCGGTTGCGGGAAGCGCTGTGCACGCTCGGCAACGGCTACTTCGCCACTCGCGGCGCGGCGCCCGAGAGCAGGGCCGGCCTCGTCCACTGTCCGGGCACGTACGTCGCCGGGTGCTACAACCGCCTTCAGTCGACCGTGGCCGGGCGGGATGTGGAGAACGAGGACCTGGTCAACCTCCCGAACTGGCTGCGCCTGCGGTTCCGTTCGCGCCGTGCGGACGGCTCGGCCGGCCCGTGGTTCTCTCCGGACGTCTCCCGGCCGGTCGACTACCGGCAGACACTGGATCTGTGCCGGGGCACGCTGACGCGCCGGTTCCGGTACCGGGACGGTGAGGACGCTCTCGTGGGCGTGGACCAGTGCCGCTTGGTGCACATGGCGGACCCTCATCTTGCCGCTCTGCGCAGCGAGTTCACGGTCGAGGGCCGGTCCGGCGAGATCGAGGTGGAGTCCGCCATCGACGGTGAGGTGATCAACGGGAATGTGCGCCGGTACCGGTCCCTCAACCGCAGCCATCTGACCCAGGTGCAGACCGGGGCGGCGGATCCCGACACGGTGTGGCTGCGCTGCCGGACCAGCAGCTCGGACATCGGTGTCGCCATGGCGGCGCGCACCACCATCAGCGGTCAACTCCCCGTGTCCTCAGGGCTGCACCCCGCACGCCGCCGTGCCGTGCACCGCCTGGTGATCCCCCTCGCGCCGGGGCGGCCCGTCGTCGTGGAGAAGACCGTTGCCCTGCACACCTCCCACGACCCGGCGATCAGCAACCCGCTCGGGGCGGCGCTCGACCGGGTGCAGCGCGCTCCCGGCTTCTCGTCGCTCCTGGCCTCCCATGCCGGCGCGTGGGAGCAGTTGTGGCGGCGGGCGGAGATCCATGTTCCGGGGGAGGCGGGCCGTGTCCTGCGGCTGCATCTCTTCCATGCGCTGCAAACGCTGTCGCCGCACACGGCGGAGCTGGACGTGGGCGTCCCGGCCCGCGGGCTGCACGGTGAGGCGTACCGCGGGCACGTCTTCTGGGACGAGCTGTTCGTCCTGCCGTATCTGAACCTGCACTTCCCCGAGGTCTCGCGCGCCCTGCTCACCTACCGGCACCGACGGCTTCCCGAGGCCCGCCGTGCGGCCGCCGAGGCGGGCAGGGGAGGAGCGATGTACCCGTGGCAGAGCGGCAGCGACGGGCGCGAGGAGACGCCGGAACTCCACCTCAACCCGCGGTCCGGACGCTGGCTGCCGGACCGCTCCCGGCTTCAGCACCACGTCGGTTCCGCGATCGCCTACAACGTGTGGCAGTACTGCGAAGCCACCGGCGACACCGAGTTCCTGCACACCAAGGGCGCCGAGCTGCTGCTGCACATCGCGCGCTTCTGGGCGGACAGCGCCTCCTACGACTCCGGCCTCGGCCGCTACCGCATCCGCGGAGTCGTCGGCCCCGACGAGTACCACGACGGCTACCCCGGCGCCGCACGACCAGGACTGGACGACAACGCCTACACCAACGTCACCGCCGCGTGGGTCCTCGGGCGCGCCCTCGACCTGGTACGGCGTCTCCCCGCGTGGCGAAGACAGGAACTCTTCGAACGGACCGGGCTGGACAGCGGCGAACTCCAGAAGTGGGACGACGTCTCGCGGCGGCTGCGGGTTCCCTTCCACCAGGGCGTCATCAGTCAGTTCGAGGGCTATGGCGATCTCGCTGAACTCGACTGGGCCGACTACCGCAAGCGCTACGGGAACATCCGGCGACTGGACCGGATCTTGGAGGCCGAAGGCGACACTGTCAACCGCTACCAGGCCTCCAAGCAGGCCGACGCGCTGATGCTCGGCTATCTCTTCTCGCCCGCAGAACTGGCAGAGCTCTTCCGACGGCTCGGCTACGAACTCACCGATGAGATCTGGCGCGAGACCGTCGACCACTACCTGCGCCGCACCAGTCATGGCTCCACTCTGAGCGGCATCGTCCATGGCTGGGTGCTCGCCCGGGTACACCCCGCCGACGCCTGGACGTACTGCCAGGACGCGCTCGAAGGCGACGTGGCCGACCTGCAAGGCGGCACCACCGGTGAGGGCATCCACCTCGGCGCCATGGCCGGCACCCTCGACCTGGTCCAACGCGGCCTCACCGGACTCGACACCCGGGAGGACGCCCTGTGGCTGGACCCGGTGCCGTTGCCGGAGCTGTCCGAGTACGGCTTTTCGCTGCGCTACCGCGGCCACTGGGGCATCGGCGTACGGCTGCACCATGAGCACCTGCGGATCACCGTGCCCGCCTCCGAGGAGACCCCGATCCGCGTGGTGCTGCCTGACCGTGCGGTCACGGTCGCACCCGGTGAAACCTGCACGCTCAAACTGCCGGGTGGCTGA